A stretch of the Malus sylvestris chromosome 10, drMalSylv7.2, whole genome shotgun sequence genome encodes the following:
- the LOC126586889 gene encoding uncharacterized protein LOC126586889 isoform X2, with the protein MAARSPNVKLRKALARKAPSLKCPLTAPAKSSKPRVSRLALISSFSHKMADTENRARKPLHKICATPNVKAKKPTAVSKALTTQRNQKPVSNSETFQSVRNPKLKNIVVPKNRPVAKALVFHSPKKPVRTKASMERSSPVGKICSAMKKLEITSGKKHVLGYNKPLPLDTSRKQFRGREVKSRVFDSLRSNNCKGQEAKSSKRKNMEKDLKQHYDPAPREEVDDNDSSDMEVDKKSRKGTLEGFSMSATSQSGRLNGENQVEILSETLNGDTTSLSGSEERDSKENYNKENANNGNGYEEKTKLRSEKRNTLEQVDDDDDKENNTASDENRELNINDHSKRINLGKHDASKKLQKVNQADKIPKERSTSAASNDQGVKYRKPKPTNPKPFRFRTDERGMLKEATSEKKVHALLKEITLVGTPGAKSTSKHQNVIQITKNCLGQSERENDTQGHCEKRSDRRTRLEENGMKGATCLKTPKADFERKASVVTPLRRKVSTYEKERASPERVHKSKERTISPMVQQRSVTRRGVGSSRKKAVVSSRTPCQLSVIKETSSRKIRPKKGSASSPATKGSASSPSRSLSRGRRPTTVPKNDSLDVPKACAGLHKENDSLDEQQN; encoded by the exons ATGGCAGCAAGAAGTCCTAATGTGAAACTTAGAAAAGCATTGGCCAGAAAAGCACCAAG TTTGAAATGCCCACTTACAGCTCCTGCAAAATCCTCCAAGCCTAGAGTATCAAGGTTGGCCCtgatttcttccttctctcATAAGATGGCTGATACCGAAAATAGAGCCAGAAAACCTCTTCATAAGATCTGTGCAACACCAAATGTTAAAGCAAAGAAACCGACTGCTGTGTCCAAGGCTCTCACTACTCAAAGAAATCAGAAGCCCGTCTCAAATTCAGAAACATTTCAAAGTGTTAGGAACCCCAAACTGAAGAACATTGTGGTCCCAAAGAATAGGCCGGTAGCCAAAGCTCTGGTCTTTCACTCTCCGAAGAAGCCTGTGAGAACCAAGGCTTCAATGGAGCGGAGTAGTCCTGTGGGAAAAATTTGTTCAGCTATGAAGAAACTTGAGATCACAAGTGGGAAGAAACATGTTTTAGGGTATAACAAGCCGTTGCCCTTAGATACCTCAAGAAAACAGTTTAGAGGGCGAGAGGTCAAAAGCCGGGTTTTTGATTCTTTGCGTTCTAATAATTGCAAGGGCCAGGAAGCCAAATCTTCGAAGAgaaagaacatggaaaaagacTTGAAACAACATTATGATCCTGCACCTCGTGAAGAGGTTGATGATAATGATTCCagtgacatggaagttgataaaAAATCAAGGAAAGGTACATTGGAAGGGTTCTCCATGTCAGCCACTTCTCAGAGTGGTAGACTGAATGGTGAGAATCAAGTTGAAATCCTATCCGAGACCTTGAATGGTGATACTACCTCCTTGTCAGGTTCTGAAGAGAGGGATTCGAAAGAGAATTACAATAAGGAAAATGCCAATAATGGAAACGGTTATGAAGAGAAAACAAAGTTAAGATCAGAGAAGAGGAACACCCTTGAACAAgttgatgacgatgatgataaagaaaataatacagCCTCTGATGAGAACAG AGAACTGAATATCAATGATCATTCCAAGAGGATAAATCTCGGCAAGCATGATGCTTCAAAAAAGTTACAGAAG GTCAATCAAGCAGATAAGATTCCGAAAGAACGCTCCACATCTGCTGCCAGCAATGATCAAGGGGTGAAGTATAGGAAACCGAAGCCTACAAATCCCAAGCCTTTTAGGTTTAGAACCGAT GAAAGAGGGATGCTTAAGGAAGCAACTTCGGAGAAAAAAGTTCATGCACTGCTGAAGGAGATCACATTAGTCGGGACTCCAGGGGCAAAGTCCACAAGCAAACATCAGAATGTGATACAG ATAACTAAAAATTGCCTTGGACAAAGTGAACGTGAAAATGATACCCAGGGACACTGTGAAAAGAGATCAGACAGAAGAACACGACTGGAAGAAAAT GGTATGAAGGGAGCTACTTGTTTGAAGACCCCAAAAGCAGACTTTGAACGAAAAGCATCTGTGGTTACTCCACTAAGACGTAAAGTTTCTACATACGAAAAGGAAAGGGCGAGCCCTGAGAGAGTACACAAATCAAAGGAAAGGACTATATCACCAATGGTGCAGCAAAGATCTGTGACACGGAGAGG GGTAGGTTCAAGTAGAAAGAAGGCAGTGGTTTCCTCCAGGACACCTTGTCAGCTTAGTGTAATAAAGGAAACTTCATCAAGAAAGATAAGACCCAAGAAAGGTTCCGCTTCTTCCCCGGCAACCAAAGGTTCCGCTTCTTCCCCTTCCAGGTCATTGTCAAGGGGACGAAGGCCTACAACTGTTCCCAAAAACGACTCTTTGGATGTACCGAAGGCCTGCGCAGGGCTGCACAAGGAAAACGACTCTTTGGATGAACAGCAAAATTAA
- the LOC126586889 gene encoding uncharacterized protein LOC126586889 isoform X1 codes for MEEETQSVGIEGGHEGGDEFYEKIQAPKFVDFTESDPHRPDDRYWFCMRVGCDQKHEVELDSEAIYKNFILRVMAARSPNVKLRKALARKAPSLKCPLTAPAKSSKPRVSRLALISSFSHKMADTENRARKPLHKICATPNVKAKKPTAVSKALTTQRNQKPVSNSETFQSVRNPKLKNIVVPKNRPVAKALVFHSPKKPVRTKASMERSSPVGKICSAMKKLEITSGKKHVLGYNKPLPLDTSRKQFRGREVKSRVFDSLRSNNCKGQEAKSSKRKNMEKDLKQHYDPAPREEVDDNDSSDMEVDKKSRKGTLEGFSMSATSQSGRLNGENQVEILSETLNGDTTSLSGSEERDSKENYNKENANNGNGYEEKTKLRSEKRNTLEQVDDDDDKENNTASDENRELNINDHSKRINLGKHDASKKLQKVNQADKIPKERSTSAASNDQGVKYRKPKPTNPKPFRFRTDERGMLKEATSEKKVHALLKEITLVGTPGAKSTSKHQNVIQITKNCLGQSERENDTQGHCEKRSDRRTRLEENGMKGATCLKTPKADFERKASVVTPLRRKVSTYEKERASPERVHKSKERTISPMVQQRSVTRRGVGSSRKKAVVSSRTPCQLSVIKETSSRKIRPKKGSASSPATKGSASSPSRSLSRGRRPTTVPKNDSLDVPKACAGLHKENDSLDEQQN; via the exons atggaagaagaaacTCAGAGTGTGGGGATTGAAGGCGGCCACGAAGGCGGGGACGAGTTCTACGAGAAGATCCAGGCCCCCAAGTTCGTTGATTTTACCGAATCCGACCCGCACCGACCCGACGACCGGTACTGGTTCTGCATGCGAGTCG GATGTGATCAGAAGCATGAAGTAGAATTGGACTCTGAAGCAATTTACAAGAACTTCATTCTTCGG GTTATGGCAGCAAGAAGTCCTAATGTGAAACTTAGAAAAGCATTGGCCAGAAAAGCACCAAG TTTGAAATGCCCACTTACAGCTCCTGCAAAATCCTCCAAGCCTAGAGTATCAAGGTTGGCCCtgatttcttccttctctcATAAGATGGCTGATACCGAAAATAGAGCCAGAAAACCTCTTCATAAGATCTGTGCAACACCAAATGTTAAAGCAAAGAAACCGACTGCTGTGTCCAAGGCTCTCACTACTCAAAGAAATCAGAAGCCCGTCTCAAATTCAGAAACATTTCAAAGTGTTAGGAACCCCAAACTGAAGAACATTGTGGTCCCAAAGAATAGGCCGGTAGCCAAAGCTCTGGTCTTTCACTCTCCGAAGAAGCCTGTGAGAACCAAGGCTTCAATGGAGCGGAGTAGTCCTGTGGGAAAAATTTGTTCAGCTATGAAGAAACTTGAGATCACAAGTGGGAAGAAACATGTTTTAGGGTATAACAAGCCGTTGCCCTTAGATACCTCAAGAAAACAGTTTAGAGGGCGAGAGGTCAAAAGCCGGGTTTTTGATTCTTTGCGTTCTAATAATTGCAAGGGCCAGGAAGCCAAATCTTCGAAGAgaaagaacatggaaaaagacTTGAAACAACATTATGATCCTGCACCTCGTGAAGAGGTTGATGATAATGATTCCagtgacatggaagttgataaaAAATCAAGGAAAGGTACATTGGAAGGGTTCTCCATGTCAGCCACTTCTCAGAGTGGTAGACTGAATGGTGAGAATCAAGTTGAAATCCTATCCGAGACCTTGAATGGTGATACTACCTCCTTGTCAGGTTCTGAAGAGAGGGATTCGAAAGAGAATTACAATAAGGAAAATGCCAATAATGGAAACGGTTATGAAGAGAAAACAAAGTTAAGATCAGAGAAGAGGAACACCCTTGAACAAgttgatgacgatgatgataaagaaaataatacagCCTCTGATGAGAACAG AGAACTGAATATCAATGATCATTCCAAGAGGATAAATCTCGGCAAGCATGATGCTTCAAAAAAGTTACAGAAG GTCAATCAAGCAGATAAGATTCCGAAAGAACGCTCCACATCTGCTGCCAGCAATGATCAAGGGGTGAAGTATAGGAAACCGAAGCCTACAAATCCCAAGCCTTTTAGGTTTAGAACCGAT GAAAGAGGGATGCTTAAGGAAGCAACTTCGGAGAAAAAAGTTCATGCACTGCTGAAGGAGATCACATTAGTCGGGACTCCAGGGGCAAAGTCCACAAGCAAACATCAGAATGTGATACAG ATAACTAAAAATTGCCTTGGACAAAGTGAACGTGAAAATGATACCCAGGGACACTGTGAAAAGAGATCAGACAGAAGAACACGACTGGAAGAAAAT GGTATGAAGGGAGCTACTTGTTTGAAGACCCCAAAAGCAGACTTTGAACGAAAAGCATCTGTGGTTACTCCACTAAGACGTAAAGTTTCTACATACGAAAAGGAAAGGGCGAGCCCTGAGAGAGTACACAAATCAAAGGAAAGGACTATATCACCAATGGTGCAGCAAAGATCTGTGACACGGAGAGG GGTAGGTTCAAGTAGAAAGAAGGCAGTGGTTTCCTCCAGGACACCTTGTCAGCTTAGTGTAATAAAGGAAACTTCATCAAGAAAGATAAGACCCAAGAAAGGTTCCGCTTCTTCCCCGGCAACCAAAGGTTCCGCTTCTTCCCCTTCCAGGTCATTGTCAAGGGGACGAAGGCCTACAACTGTTCCCAAAAACGACTCTTTGGATGTACCGAAGGCCTGCGCAGGGCTGCACAAGGAAAACGACTCTTTGGATGAACAGCAAAATTAA